Proteins encoded by one window of Nocardia goodfellowii:
- a CDS encoding alpha/beta hydrolase fold domain-containing protein — MSIRMAVIAMYLRLAKKPKTATPERADRSIRAAKTLARPPRAMCKRHIVTHRRVGEFITYTVRPRERAVTKSAIYLHGGAYISEIVKQHWALISQLADAGVRVEVPIYGLAPQHSFRQAYPLLDSVYRQLADEVDASTITLIGDSAGGGLALGFAQTLPQERLRQPGRIVLISPWMDLTLSNPAITEVDDPWLTTTGLTAAAQAWADGAELSDPRLSPINGSTAALAPIDIFIGTRDLFYPDALRVRALDLRETLRLTVCHGAVHVYPLVPAPEGRRAAKAIVALCSGHTTTSR, encoded by the coding sequence ATGAGCATCCGAATGGCAGTGATCGCCATGTATCTGCGACTGGCCAAGAAGCCCAAGACCGCCACCCCTGAGCGCGCGGATCGATCGATTCGGGCGGCGAAGACGCTGGCGCGGCCTCCGAGGGCAATGTGCAAACGTCACATCGTGACCCATCGCCGCGTCGGCGAGTTCATCACCTACACCGTGCGACCGCGTGAGCGCGCGGTCACCAAGTCGGCGATCTATCTACACGGCGGCGCCTATATCTCCGAGATCGTGAAGCAGCACTGGGCACTGATCTCCCAGCTCGCCGATGCCGGCGTACGGGTCGAAGTCCCGATCTATGGACTAGCACCGCAACACAGTTTCCGTCAGGCATATCCCTTGCTGGATTCGGTGTACCGCCAGCTGGCCGACGAGGTAGACGCATCGACGATCACGCTGATCGGAGATTCGGCCGGAGGCGGATTGGCTCTGGGTTTCGCGCAAACCCTGCCTCAAGAACGCCTCCGCCAACCCGGCCGGATCGTGTTGATCTCCCCTTGGATGGATTTGACGCTGTCCAACCCGGCGATCACCGAAGTCGACGACCCATGGCTGACCACGACCGGTTTGACCGCTGCCGCACAAGCATGGGCGGACGGCGCAGAACTGTCCGATCCCCGCTTGAGCCCGATCAACGGTTCGACGGCCGCCCTGGCCCCGATCGACATCTTCATCGGGACCCGCGATCTTTTCTACCCCGACGCACTGCGGGTCCGCGCGCTGGATCTACGAGAAACCCTGCGGCTCACCGTTTGCCATGGCGCTGTGCATGTCTATCCCTTGGTGCCGGCACCGGAAGGCCGCCGAGCCGCGAAAGCAATCGTCGCCTTATGCAGCGGCCACACCACTACGTCGCGATAA
- a CDS encoding amidohydrolase family protein: MFAALPLPDVAASVAEAVRALDELGADGVTLLSNSHGTYLGNLLLDPLLSVLDERGARAFVHPTAPPDAASVTLGRPVPMLEYLFDSARTAIDMVMLGRIDRFPRIQWIFSHGGGVMPLVADRVDFFRAQAGLDKLGGSGAVDALSRFWYDTAGTPFPRQLPILADIAGTDQIVYGSDYCFTPAPAVSAQISSIGAAAGLGGVEDWHALTAANAARLLRR, encoded by the coding sequence ATGTTCGCAGCACTGCCACTTCCCGATGTCGCGGCGTCGGTGGCCGAGGCGGTGCGCGCTCTCGACGAACTCGGCGCCGACGGTGTCACATTGCTGTCGAACTCACACGGAACCTATCTGGGCAATCTGCTGCTCGATCCGCTGCTGTCAGTGCTCGACGAGCGCGGCGCCCGCGCTTTTGTGCACCCGACCGCTCCCCCCGACGCGGCGAGTGTCACCCTCGGGCGTCCGGTACCGATGCTGGAATACCTCTTCGATAGTGCACGCACAGCAATTGACATGGTCATGCTCGGCCGTATCGACCGATTCCCCCGCATTCAGTGGATCTTCAGCCACGGCGGAGGCGTGATGCCTCTGGTGGCGGACCGGGTCGACTTCTTCCGAGCACAAGCCGGCCTCGACAAACTCGGTGGCAGCGGCGCGGTCGACGCACTGAGCCGATTCTGGTACGACACCGCAGGTACTCCCTTCCCACGACAGTTGCCGATACTGGCCGACATCGCCGGGACGGACCAGATCGTCTACGGCAGCGACTACTGCTTCACCCCTGCACCAGCAGTAAGCGCCCAAATCTCATCCATCGGTGCAGCCGCCGGGCTCGGCGGCGTCGAGGACTGGCACGCATTGACCGCAGCGAATGCGGCTCGCCTACTCCGGCGATGA